A genomic stretch from Lottiidibacillus patelloidae includes:
- a CDS encoding GNAT family N-acetyltransferase, whose translation MIRLYRRGDETQINVLFKTVFQKERTVEEWRWKYETLGAKDPIIVVYEENGEILGHAACIIFEDSVAERVDIMVHPEHQGKGIYKRIVKRLIAEIEMRNIKNVYGFPAEVAKKAFIKYGGATDLGNIALLVAPILVRKNFNWRSIKEANLEKLASYNTDLNSIHIKRSEEFLRKRYVKHPTNKYYFYEVEGEGYAVVRINGNKTFLIDVVGNQPKNIIKEVRKRVTTRFLISWAVKNSDFYKDLKGAKLFHIKSPMPIVVRQHNIDQTWHLTQADVDSF comes from the coding sequence ATGATTAGACTATATCGCAGAGGTGATGAAACACAAATTAACGTATTGTTTAAAACGGTGTTTCAAAAAGAGCGTACTGTTGAGGAATGGCGTTGGAAGTATGAGACTTTAGGTGCTAAAGACCCGATTATTGTAGTTTATGAAGAGAATGGAGAAATACTGGGGCATGCAGCTTGTATTATCTTTGAGGATAGTGTAGCAGAACGAGTGGATATTATGGTTCATCCTGAGCATCAAGGAAAAGGTATTTACAAACGAATTGTAAAAAGATTAATAGCGGAAATAGAAATGCGTAACATTAAAAATGTTTATGGTTTTCCTGCAGAAGTTGCCAAAAAGGCATTTATTAAATATGGAGGTGCTACAGATTTAGGTAATATTGCATTATTAGTAGCCCCAATTTTAGTAAGAAAAAATTTTAATTGGCGATCAATAAAGGAAGCAAATTTAGAAAAGTTGGCTTCCTATAATACCGATTTAAATTCTATTCATATTAAAAGAAGTGAAGAGTTCCTTAGAAAAAGGTATGTCAAACATCCGACTAATAAATATTACTTCTATGAAGTAGAAGGTGAAGGATACGCTGTTGTTCGCATTAATGGAAATAAAACGTTTTTAATAGATGTAGTCGGGAATCAACCTAAAAATATCATAAAAGAAGTAAGGAAACGTGTTACCACCCGATTTCTCATAAGTTGGGCAGTTAAGAATAGCGATTTTTATAAAGATTTAAAAGGAGCTAAGCTTTTTCATATAAAAAGTCCTATGCCTATAGTCGTTAGGCAACATAATATTGATCAAACGTGGCATTTGACCCAAGCGGACGTTGACTCATTTTAA
- a CDS encoding O-antigen ligase family protein, with amino-acid sequence MGKFNNVSYKVSWLAVLLLFLVVTAFQENVLGYLLGISFFVFALFRPKYAILLLFMYYPIRPFIIEYVSSLRYVGDLIIFGALLRIIWNGRTNVKSLINFKTFEYGYFAFIIIGATSAILNDISVTMVIIQIRAFILLYLIYYIVSRLKITKADIKHLLWITIWTVIVIIIQAIFEKLSVRTLFLPESWQTMPLSSKNRVRIYGMLGNPNTLSIYLSFVFLFFFYAKKYIAGANSKLLSFLNLSVLGIIILTYSRGTWIGIIVMLAVYIVLTRKLYILKDVLKTVLVATLLFIMPVVSITSYIESSEEGTEKVKEIQKYDQEGKSGFVDRVGKTFSDDTITSSKKSGRLYIVEKGYEIFKDFPIIGTGFSTFGDSASLRRVSPMYEEYNIGYQFYSDNQYIQVIVQTGLLGVIAFAVFLLHMLFIYWKRRKESFSALMVSVLLSAFVMGLVYNLWEADIFGLCFFALLAISVRSKEELMSLHASLVMKYD; translated from the coding sequence ATGGGGAAATTTAATAATGTTTCATATAAAGTTAGTTGGTTAGCTGTTCTTCTACTTTTTCTAGTTGTAACAGCTTTTCAAGAAAATGTTTTAGGATATTTGCTAGGCATTAGTTTTTTTGTATTTGCTTTATTTAGGCCAAAATATGCAATCTTATTATTATTTATGTATTACCCAATACGTCCGTTTATTATTGAATATGTTAGCAGCTTACGATATGTCGGTGATTTAATTATCTTTGGGGCATTATTAAGAATAATATGGAATGGCCGTACTAACGTTAAGAGCTTAATTAATTTTAAAACTTTTGAATATGGATATTTTGCATTTATTATTATTGGTGCAACATCTGCGATATTAAATGATATTTCAGTAACGATGGTAATTATTCAAATTCGCGCATTCATTTTGCTATACCTTATTTACTATATTGTTAGTCGATTGAAAATTACAAAAGCAGATATTAAGCATTTGCTATGGATTACGATTTGGACAGTAATTGTAATAATAATTCAAGCAATATTTGAAAAGCTTTCTGTTCGAACATTGTTCCTACCTGAATCGTGGCAAACTATGCCATTATCGTCAAAAAATAGAGTTCGAATATACGGCATGTTAGGTAATCCGAATACATTATCAATTTATTTATCATTTGTTTTTTTATTTTTCTTTTATGCAAAGAAGTACATTGCTGGAGCGAATTCAAAGTTATTATCCTTTTTAAACCTATCTGTACTAGGGATAATTATACTAACTTATTCTAGAGGAACTTGGATAGGTATCATAGTCATGCTTGCTGTCTATATCGTCTTAACTAGAAAACTTTATATTTTAAAGGATGTACTAAAGACAGTACTTGTTGCAACACTACTATTTATTATGCCAGTAGTAAGCATTACTTCATATATTGAGAGTAGTGAAGAAGGCACAGAAAAGGTAAAGGAAATTCAAAAATATGATCAAGAAGGAAAATCTGGTTTTGTTGATCGTGTCGGAAAGACGTTCAGTGATGACACAATAACATCTAGTAAAAAGTCAGGTAGATTGTATATTGTGGAAAAAGGATATGAAATTTTTAAAGACTTTCCTATAATCGGCACAGGATTCAGTACGTTTGGTGACTCTGCATCGTTGCGAAGAGTATCACCAATGTATGAAGAATATAATATTGGCTACCAATTTTATTCTGACAATCAATATATCCAAGTTATTGTTCAAACTGGTTTGCTTGGGGTTATTGCATTTGCCGTTTTCTTATTACACATGTTATTCATATATTGGAAACGTAGAAAAGAAAGCTTTTCTGCATTGATGGTTAGTGTGCTACTTTCGGCATTTGTTATGGGCCTTGTTTATAACTTGTGGGAAGCGGATATTTTTGGATTATGCTTCTTTGCATTATTAGCAATATCAGTTCGTTCAAAAGAGGAATTAATGTCACTGCATGCCTCTTTGGTAATGAAATATGATTAG
- a CDS encoding nucleotide sugar dehydrogenase, translated as MFNKVCVVGLGYIGLPTAVMFANHGVKVHGVDINERTVKLISNKQLHIEEEGLQEKLITAIDTGNLTVSTTPEEADVFIIAVPSPIRDDKSANLEYVRSATKAIVPYVKPNNLIILESTVPPRTVEDVMIPVLEETGYVIGEELLISHSPERVIPGKVFKELVQNDRIVGGINKRSAEATRDLYKVFVEGEIHLTDATTAEMVKVMENTYRDINIAFANELAKISENVGVNVWEAIKLANYHPRVNIHSPGPGVGGHCIAVDPWFLYELQPDLAKMIHLARTTNDNMPKFTAEKVKQTLVNKGISHGRVAVFGLAFKGNIDDMRESPSLQVLQYLDEQGINYTTYDPHITENQLPTQTQNLQEAVSHADMILVLTDHNEFKNFEPAEVAEALRTKLILDTKNCLDHKRWEAAGFEVSLLGNAKS; from the coding sequence ATGTTTAATAAAGTATGTGTTGTTGGATTAGGATATATCGGATTACCAACTGCAGTAATGTTTGCTAATCATGGAGTTAAAGTACATGGGGTCGATATAAATGAGCGTACTGTTAAGCTTATTAGTAATAAACAACTTCATATTGAAGAAGAAGGATTGCAAGAAAAGTTAATTACAGCAATAGATACTGGCAATTTAACAGTATCGACTACACCAGAAGAGGCTGATGTATTTATAATTGCCGTTCCTTCACCAATACGTGATGATAAATCTGCTAACTTAGAATACGTCCGTTCTGCAACAAAAGCAATCGTTCCGTATGTAAAACCAAATAATCTTATCATTTTAGAATCCACTGTACCGCCAAGAACTGTTGAAGATGTGATGATCCCGGTTCTAGAAGAAACTGGTTATGTCATTGGTGAAGAGCTATTAATTTCTCACTCCCCAGAAAGAGTAATTCCTGGGAAAGTGTTTAAGGAATTAGTTCAAAATGACCGTATTGTTGGTGGAATTAATAAACGTTCTGCTGAAGCTACTAGAGACCTTTATAAAGTTTTTGTTGAAGGTGAAATTCATCTTACTGATGCAACTACTGCAGAAATGGTAAAGGTAATGGAAAACACTTATCGTGATATAAATATAGCTTTTGCCAACGAACTAGCTAAAATTAGCGAGAATGTCGGTGTTAACGTGTGGGAAGCCATTAAATTAGCAAATTATCACCCTCGTGTTAACATTCACTCTCCAGGCCCTGGTGTAGGTGGACATTGTATAGCTGTCGACCCTTGGTTTTTATATGAGTTACAACCAGATTTAGCTAAAATGATACATTTGGCAAGAACAACGAATGATAATATGCCAAAGTTCACAGCTGAGAAAGTTAAACAAACATTAGTTAATAAAGGCATTTCACATGGAAGAGTAGCTGTTTTTGGCCTAGCATTCAAAGGTAATATTGACGATATGAGAGAAAGTCCATCATTACAAGTTCTACAATATTTAGATGAGCAGGGCATTAATTATACAACGTATGACCCTCATATTACTGAAAATCAATTACCTACTCAAACGCAAAACTTACAAGAAGCTGTTTCTCATGCTGATATGATTTTAGTGTTAACGGACCATAATGAATTTAAAAATTTTGAGCCTGCTGAAGTAGCAGAAGCATTGCGCACAAAATTAATACTTGATACAAAAAATTGTTTGGACCATAAGAGATGGGAAGCTGCTGGGTTTGAAGTTTCATTACTTGGTAATGCTAAATCATAA
- a CDS encoding PIG-L deacetylase family protein — protein sequence MKHHMMKLASPFVIALTKKVLAKYYKGNMPLEVLNNNEKILIFAPHIDDETIGLGGTLIQYKELNAEVHVVFVTNGAKSNGSEDRNKIREKRILEIETIRNDLGISSISYLDYEDGEVRRQADPADFTNYIEKMKPSLIYTTPFIDAHLDHVHTAHTVAEALKKSTHKPKYVLEYEINCPFPPNVINSLVDISKTYNKKVELTKVFKSQVIAFDGFHLLALLKANLACDRKVKAVEGFISSAPETFIQKSAKLKAANLTKFDHVFKQVNRSVTLLWAIFKSYQEKKQYYKLIQSKENKKLQVNS from the coding sequence ATGAAACACCACATGATGAAGTTAGCTTCACCATTTGTTATAGCGCTGACTAAAAAAGTATTGGCAAAATATTATAAAGGAAATATGCCACTTGAAGTATTAAATAATAATGAGAAGATACTAATTTTTGCGCCACATATAGATGATGAGACCATTGGTTTAGGAGGAACTTTAATTCAATATAAAGAATTAAATGCAGAAGTACATGTAGTATTTGTTACTAATGGTGCGAAGAGTAATGGTTCGGAAGATCGGAACAAAATAAGAGAAAAGCGTATATTAGAGATAGAGACAATTCGTAATGATCTAGGGATTAGCAGTATATCCTATCTTGATTATGAAGATGGAGAAGTGCGTAGACAAGCCGACCCTGCTGATTTTACAAACTATATTGAAAAAATGAAACCGAGTCTTATTTATACTACACCATTTATCGATGCTCATTTAGATCATGTCCACACAGCCCATACAGTTGCAGAGGCATTAAAAAAATCGACCCATAAACCTAAATATGTTCTTGAGTATGAGATAAATTGCCCATTTCCACCGAATGTTATAAATAGCTTAGTGGATATTAGTAAGACATATAACAAAAAAGTTGAACTTACAAAAGTGTTTAAATCACAAGTAATCGCTTTTGATGGCTTCCACTTACTAGCATTGCTAAAAGCAAACTTAGCATGTGACAGAAAAGTGAAGGCGGTTGAAGGTTTTATTTCGTCAGCACCAGAAACATTCATTCAGAAATCTGCAAAGTTAAAGGCAGCGAACTTAACGAAATTTGACCATGTCTTTAAACAAGTAAATCGTTCTGTAACATTACTATGGGCAATATTTAAAAGTTATCAAGAAAAAAAACAATATTATAAACTAATACAAAGTAAAGAAAATAAGAAACTGCAGGTGAATAGTTAA
- a CDS encoding GNAT family N-acetyltransferase: protein MPNNITYRKLKVEDLNDDFLARFKRYQVTNKVLANRENSLYEKEDYFIDDWDNAKKVNIAREMRNCVLTGGAVIGAFREEELVGFANINNNHFGKTLDYVELPYIHVSKNYRGYNVGKSLFYLCCESAKKLGARKLYIGAHPSIETQSFYKAMGCTLAKEINEEIYNREPLDIQLEYVL, encoded by the coding sequence TTGCCAAACAACATAACATATAGGAAGTTAAAAGTAGAAGACTTAAATGATGATTTCTTAGCAAGGTTTAAGCGGTATCAAGTTACAAACAAGGTACTAGCTAATAGAGAAAACAGTTTGTATGAAAAAGAGGATTATTTTATTGATGACTGGGATAATGCAAAAAAAGTTAATATCGCTCGAGAAATGCGTAATTGCGTGCTAACTGGTGGAGCAGTTATAGGCGCATTTAGAGAAGAAGAATTAGTTGGTTTTGCAAACATTAATAACAATCACTTTGGGAAAACGCTTGATTATGTAGAGTTGCCATACATCCATGTCTCTAAAAATTACCGTGGGTACAACGTTGGTAAAAGCTTGTTTTATCTTTGTTGTGAAAGCGCAAAAAAATTAGGTGCAAGGAAATTATATATTGGAGCACACCCTTCTATAGAAACGCAAAGTTTTTATAAAGCTATGGGTTGTACATTAGCAAAAGAGATAAATGAAGAAATTTATAATCGCGAACCATTGGATATTCAGTTAGAATATGTTCTTTAA
- a CDS encoding WecB/TagA/CpsF family glycosyltransferase — protein sequence MKETYLGVNVSNLTYSALIEAIFADINKKKKSMIVAINPEKVMKAQDDPELKKLLNRADYQVPDGIGVVLASKLKGGKIKQRVTGIDMMLNLCEEAAERGKKVFLYGAKPGIAEEAKQELIRKYPNLQVSGTLDGYEKDETKIIETINEGNPDIIFVALGSPRQEYWILDHLDKISPSIFQGVGGSFDVISGRINRAPEIFMKFGLEWLYRLVKEPWRWKRQIVIPKFLIRVLMKK from the coding sequence ATGAAAGAAACTTATTTAGGTGTTAATGTATCAAACTTAACGTATTCTGCCCTAATTGAAGCTATTTTTGCTGATATAAATAAAAAGAAGAAATCAATGATTGTCGCGATCAACCCTGAAAAAGTTATGAAGGCTCAAGACGATCCTGAGCTAAAGAAACTTCTTAATCGTGCAGATTATCAAGTGCCAGATGGGATCGGTGTGGTGCTAGCTTCAAAGCTTAAAGGTGGAAAAATAAAGCAGCGTGTTACAGGAATTGATATGATGTTGAACTTATGTGAGGAAGCGGCGGAAAGAGGAAAGAAAGTTTTCCTTTATGGCGCAAAGCCTGGCATAGCTGAAGAAGCAAAACAAGAACTTATTAGAAAATATCCTAACCTCCAAGTTAGTGGAACTTTAGATGGTTATGAAAAAGATGAAACAAAAATCATTGAAACTATTAACGAGGGAAATCCTGATATTATCTTTGTCGCCCTTGGTAGTCCTCGGCAGGAGTATTGGATATTAGACCATCTTGATAAGATCTCACCTAGTATCTTTCAAGGAGTAGGCGGTTCATTCGATGTTATTTCTGGCAGAATTAACCGTGCTCCAGAAATCTTTATGAAATTTGGTTTAGAATGGCTTTATCGCCTCGTTAAAGAACCGTGGCGCTGGAAAAGACAAATTGTAATACCAAAGTTTCTAATACGTGTATTAATGAAGAAGTAA
- the murJ gene encoding murein biosynthesis integral membrane protein MurJ, protein MKRRLAIASILLVIATLGLKVSGLIRDIILAKYFGDSAEAAAYLIAFIVPNMFILLFTTGMKNAFVPSYIQSLERGQGHYHFSQVIRGTAIIGLFVSIGGLLLTPMYLPIIFPDFTEATLAISRTTSFIFFIAIFFVSLNAVYEAYLDAENKFSLSVISQIIVIGSTIVSALLFAKTIGVYSFAYGYLVGTILSLFVKKLVFIPKGTHKIFGKMDVKEYKNFFLIFIPVAITVMVGQVNLFIDNIFAGNLSTKAVTYINYAKNITHFPQAILGVTIGTIIFPILSKAVAQKKDKEFRNAIERGLVLSLSIVLPAIVGMMWLMPEIIKVAFERGKFTASATESTVLVAYLYAGSVLFFSLINVINKGFYSRNKGNLILRISLFSILLNILLNFIFISWLDSYLGIPLASSVMAFVFFTLNIIVFQRIEVRFNWKTLSFETSKVVLSVIGMIFVLMIIKPYFSQWHVILYLLITAVLGSITYGALLVLFKGQAVGLLFSKFRRKG, encoded by the coding sequence TTGAAAAGAAGATTGGCCATTGCTAGTATTTTATTAGTTATAGCTACTTTAGGATTAAAAGTGTCAGGATTAATTCGAGATATTATTTTAGCGAAATATTTTGGTGACTCTGCTGAAGCAGCAGCATATTTAATAGCTTTTATTGTCCCTAATATGTTTATTTTATTATTTACAACTGGAATGAAAAACGCTTTTGTTCCGAGCTATATACAGTCTCTTGAACGTGGTCAAGGACATTATCATTTCTCTCAAGTCATACGAGGCACTGCTATAATTGGTCTATTTGTTTCTATTGGCGGCTTGTTGTTGACACCTATGTATTTACCAATAATATTTCCTGACTTTACAGAAGCGACTTTAGCTATATCACGTACAACATCTTTTATTTTCTTCATTGCTATATTTTTTGTGTCATTGAATGCTGTATATGAAGCATATTTAGATGCTGAAAATAAATTTTCACTCTCTGTAATTTCACAAATCATAGTAATTGGATCAACAATTGTTTCTGCTCTTTTATTTGCAAAAACAATAGGTGTTTATTCTTTTGCATACGGATATTTAGTTGGAACGATTCTCTCTCTTTTTGTTAAAAAGTTAGTTTTCATACCAAAAGGAACGCACAAAATCTTTGGAAAAATGGATGTGAAAGAGTATAAAAATTTCTTTCTTATCTTTATTCCGGTAGCAATTACAGTCATGGTCGGGCAAGTAAATTTATTTATTGATAATATTTTTGCTGGGAATTTGTCGACGAAGGCAGTAACTTATATAAACTATGCCAAAAATATTACACACTTTCCTCAAGCAATTCTGGGAGTAACAATAGGAACAATTATTTTTCCAATATTATCAAAAGCTGTTGCACAGAAAAAAGATAAAGAATTTCGAAATGCAATAGAAAGAGGGCTAGTACTGTCTTTATCTATTGTTTTGCCAGCAATTGTAGGCATGATGTGGTTAATGCCAGAAATCATTAAGGTTGCTTTTGAACGTGGTAAATTTACCGCTAGTGCAACAGAGTCTACAGTATTAGTTGCCTATTTATATGCAGGGTCAGTTTTGTTTTTTAGCTTAATAAACGTTATTAATAAGGGTTTTTATTCACGAAACAAAGGAAATTTAATATTAAGAATAAGCTTATTTTCAATTTTGTTAAACATTCTCTTAAATTTCATTTTTATTTCATGGTTAGATTCCTATTTAGGAATTCCATTAGCGTCATCCGTTATGGCTTTTGTATTTTTCACTCTAAATATTATTGTTTTTCAACGAATTGAAGTACGATTTAATTGGAAAACCTTAAGTTTTGAAACGAGTAAAGTAGTTCTCTCTGTCATTGGTATGATTTTTGTTTTAATGATTATAAAACCATATTTTTCACAATGGCATGTAATTCTATATTTATTAATAACAGCAGTTTTAGGAAGTATCACTTACGGTGCCTTATTGGTTCTATTTAAAGGTCAAGCTGTAGGATTATTATTCTCTAAGTTCCGCAGAAAAGGATGA
- a CDS encoding class I SAM-dependent rRNA methyltransferase, whose protein sequence is MEVEVTLKVKPKYEKMYKSGYPLITKDAISNVNTLQKEGQLFKLIAEDNSFLGKGYLGKQNKGYGWVLTNNRNEIINQAFFEKKIKDAAENRKVLFNSEDTTAFRLFNAEGDGIGGFTIDYYDGFYLVNWYSEGIYKYKEYVYTALTKLGQYQGIYQKKRFNSGGKFIEEDGFVEGERAEFPLIVKENGVNFAIYLNEGAMVGVFLDQREVRKKIRDTYAKGKTVLNTFSYTGAFSVFAALGRATKTTSVDLANRSLSKTIEQFQLNGIDHEKQDIIVEDVFRYFKYASRKQLKFDLVILDPPSFARSKKFTFSASKDYKNLLKEAIDITEENGVIVASTNCATFDMKKFKGFIKAAFKELHLNYSIEEEYSLPEDFKTMKQFKEGNYLKVVFIRKA, encoded by the coding sequence ATGGAAGTAGAAGTAACGTTAAAAGTGAAACCTAAATATGAAAAAATGTACAAAAGTGGGTATCCACTTATAACAAAAGATGCTATTAGTAATGTAAATACCTTACAAAAGGAAGGGCAGCTTTTTAAACTGATAGCTGAAGACAATTCTTTTTTAGGAAAAGGTTACTTAGGAAAGCAAAACAAAGGGTATGGCTGGGTTTTAACAAATAATAGGAATGAAATTATTAACCAAGCTTTTTTTGAAAAAAAAATAAAAGATGCGGCTGAAAATCGTAAAGTGTTATTTAATAGTGAAGATACAACAGCATTTCGTCTCTTTAATGCTGAGGGAGATGGAATTGGTGGTTTCACTATTGATTATTATGATGGCTTTTATTTAGTTAACTGGTACAGTGAAGGCATATATAAGTATAAAGAGTATGTATATACCGCACTAACAAAACTAGGACAATATCAAGGGATATATCAAAAGAAGCGATTCAACTCAGGTGGGAAATTTATTGAAGAAGATGGCTTCGTAGAAGGAGAAAGAGCTGAATTTCCTCTTATTGTAAAAGAGAATGGGGTAAATTTTGCGATTTACTTAAATGAAGGGGCAATGGTAGGGGTTTTTCTTGACCAAAGAGAAGTGCGTAAAAAAATTCGAGATACGTATGCAAAAGGAAAGACAGTATTAAATACCTTTTCATACACCGGTGCTTTTTCTGTTTTTGCAGCATTAGGTCGAGCTACCAAAACAACTAGTGTCGACTTAGCTAATCGAAGTTTAAGTAAAACGATTGAACAATTTCAACTGAACGGTATAGACCATGAAAAACAAGATATTATTGTAGAAGACGTCTTCCGTTACTTTAAATATGCAAGTAGAAAACAATTGAAATTCGATTTAGTTATTCTAGATCCACCTAGTTTTGCACGCTCAAAAAAATTCACCTTTAGTGCTTCAAAAGATTATAAAAATCTACTAAAAGAAGCAATTGATATTACAGAGGAGAATGGAGTAATTGTCGCTTCAACGAACTGTGCAACCTTTGATATGAAAAAGTTTAAAGGTTTTATAAAGGCGGCTTTTAAAGAACTACATTTAAATTACTCAATTGAAGAGGAGTACTCTCTGCCAGAAGACTTTAAAACAATGAAGCAATTTAAAGAAGGCAATTATTTAAAAGTTGTCTTTATTAGAAAAGCATAA
- a CDS encoding HD-GYP domain-containing protein yields MYELLQQLRSESALTKNEYKIPFLLEKLRMHDEATYFHSVRVANILDDFAKSINIEIEKRKIIKNSALIHDIGKIFINSNLLQKQGKLSELEWEELKKHALYSDLIVKELEIDDVDYSMILHHHENIDGSGYIAGLKNYDISMNVRMIRIVDSFEAMTAKRAYAKAISVELALEELSACKHFYDQELVTKFQSFVQVQ; encoded by the coding sequence TTGTATGAATTACTTCAACAGTTAAGAAGTGAAAGTGCATTAACAAAAAATGAATATAAAATTCCTTTTTTACTAGAAAAGTTACGAATGCATGATGAAGCAACATACTTCCATTCTGTGAGAGTGGCAAATATATTAGATGACTTCGCAAAGAGTATAAATATAGAAATTGAAAAACGTAAAATAATAAAAAATTCCGCACTAATACACGATATAGGTAAGATATTCATAAATAGTAACCTTTTACAGAAGCAAGGAAAACTAAGCGAATTAGAGTGGGAAGAATTAAAAAAACATGCATTATATAGTGACTTGATCGTTAAAGAACTCGAAATTGATGACGTTGATTATTCAATGATTTTGCATCATCATGAAAATATAGATGGATCAGGCTATATTGCAGGGCTCAAAAATTATGACATTAGTATGAATGTAAGAATGATACGAATTGTTGATAGTTTTGAAGCAATGACAGCAAAGCGCGCATATGCTAAGGCGATTTCGGTCGAGCTAGCCTTAGAAGAACTAAGTGCGTGCAAACACTTTTACGATCAAGAGTTAGTGACAAAATTTCAAAGCTTTGTACAAGTACAGTAA
- a CDS encoding HD-GYP domain-containing protein: MKGFKVGKKGSFIERVKYDTNEISLLSRGDGIEVLTQSIEKDRLFFVYPSDNKNVFEFFYLLSGEILCETEDEKITLGTQEYFSIKEIDEPIHFKALSDVTMLWVITEPTFVHISEKISSLMEIVKQVEIKDCYTEKHSDRVANYAGKVAKKMKLNKEQLENLIFASYLHDIGKINVPSEILNKPGRLTEEEYEIIKKHPADGAEMVRGTNYDELVPIIEQHHERLNGSGYPFGLKGDEILLEAKIIAVCDTFDAMTGDRSYRKAFDPAYALDVIKSLIGTHYEEEIVDIFEEVLIEEGLISKNLEK; the protein is encoded by the coding sequence GTGAAAGGATTTAAAGTTGGGAAAAAGGGTAGTTTTATTGAGAGGGTTAAGTATGATACAAACGAAATTAGTCTATTAAGCCGCGGAGACGGAATAGAAGTTCTCACGCAATCAATAGAAAAAGATAGACTTTTCTTTGTGTATCCTTCAGACAATAAAAATGTATTTGAGTTCTTTTATTTACTTTCCGGAGAAATTCTATGTGAAACAGAAGATGAGAAAATAACATTAGGTACACAAGAGTATTTTTCAATTAAAGAGATAGACGAGCCTATCCATTTTAAAGCATTATCTGACGTTACTATGCTATGGGTAATAACAGAACCAACCTTTGTCCATATAAGTGAAAAAATATCATCTCTAATGGAAATTGTGAAACAGGTAGAAATAAAAGATTGTTACACTGAAAAACATAGTGATAGAGTTGCAAATTATGCAGGAAAAGTCGCTAAGAAAATGAAGTTAAACAAAGAGCAATTAGAGAACTTGATATTTGCATCTTATTTACATGATATCGGGAAAATTAATGTTCCTTCAGAAATATTAAATAAACCTGGCCGTTTAACGGAAGAAGAATATGAAATAATAAAAAAACATCCTGCTGATGGTGCCGAAATGGTCAGAGGGACAAACTACGATGAACTAGTACCAATAATAGAGCAGCACCACGAAAGACTTAATGGAAGCGGCTATCCTTTCGGGTTAAAAGGTGACGAGATATTATTAGAAGCAAAAATTATAGCCGTTTGCGATACATTTGATGCAATGACAGGAGATCGTTCGTACCGAAAAGCGTTTGATCCAGCTTATGCGCTTGATGTAATAAAGAGTTTAATTGGAACGCATTATGAAGAAGAGATTGTTGATATATTTGAAGAAGTTTTAATTGAAGAAGGCTTAATTAGTAAAAACCTTGAAAAGTAA